A segment of the Deltaproteobacteria bacterium genome:
GGAGATGGTGATGCCTGGGGACCGTGTGGACATTGATGTGGAGTTGATCACGCCGATTGCGATGGAGAAGGAGCTCAGGTTTGCGATTCGTGAGGGGGGTCATACGGTCGGCGCCGGAGTCATCTCCCAGGTGGTGGAATAATGAGATCGATTATTCAAATGGAGTGCAGCGTTTGTAAGCACCGGAACTATTCAACGACGAAGAACAAGACCCGGACTCCCGGTAAGCTGGAGCAGAAGAAGTTCTGTCGTTTTTGCCGGAAACATAC
Coding sequences within it:
- the tuf gene encoding elongation factor Tu (EF-Tu; promotes GTP-dependent binding of aminoacyl-tRNA to the A-site of ribosomes during protein biosynthesis; when the tRNA anticodon matches the mRNA codon, GTP hydrolysis results; the inactive EF-Tu-GDP leaves the ribosome and release of GDP is promoted by elongation factor Ts; many prokaryotes have two copies of the gene encoding EF-Tu), with translation EMVMPGDRVDIDVELITPIAMEKELRFAIREGGHTVGAGVISQVVE
- the rpmG gene encoding 50S ribosomal protein L33, which encodes MMRSIIQMECSVCKHRNYSTTKNKTRTPGKLEQKKFCRFCRKHTAHKETK